The following are encoded in a window of Paenibacillus polymyxa genomic DNA:
- a CDS encoding 5' nucleotidase, NT5C type: MRKPIIAVDMDDTICHLVKRAIYHNNSEFPTHPLRYEEMLDWNTDHLRHPKSTLDVFYGRPGLFEELELFDEYVVEEMEKLCNAFDVIIVTAAEPKTVVEKWNWLQRHMPFIPIENFFPCKRKNLINYDLLIDDGPHNLVPALEAGKKVLCIPHPWNLRAREQYEFPVMTSWQGAKERIDSILGVLYK, translated from the coding sequence ATGAGAAAACCAATCATTGCAGTCGATATGGACGATACCATCTGTCATCTCGTCAAACGAGCCATATACCATAACAATAGTGAATTTCCCACTCATCCGCTTCGGTATGAAGAAATGTTAGATTGGAACACCGATCATCTACGTCATCCAAAGAGCACGCTTGATGTATTTTATGGACGACCGGGTTTGTTTGAGGAACTTGAACTATTTGACGAGTATGTTGTAGAAGAAATGGAAAAGCTTTGCAATGCTTTTGATGTCATTATTGTGACAGCGGCAGAACCCAAGACCGTCGTAGAGAAATGGAACTGGCTTCAAAGACATATGCCATTCATTCCGATTGAGAACTTTTTCCCATGTAAACGAAAAAACCTGATTAACTATGATCTCCTGATTGATGATGGTCCTCATAATTTAGTGCCTGCGCTAGAGGCGGGGAAAAAGGTGCTTTGCATTCCTCATCCATGGAATCTGAGAGCAAGAGAGCAATATGAGTTCCCCGTCATGACATCCTGGCAAGGGGCAAAAGAACGAATCGACTCCATTTTAGGGGTTCTGTACAAATAA
- a CDS encoding beta-galactosidase translates to MRTYRVTVKDDQKRIVKGHIKLGGTNPKGEEIGFTNYFLEKDGEPFFGICGEFHYARYDERYWEDEIIKIKMGGVNIIATYIFWNLHEEVEGIFNWSGNKNLRRFIELCGKHHVYSIIRIGPFNHGEIRNGGMPDWLFGRPFKVRSNDEGYLFYTRRLYNEIGAQVKGLLYKEGGPIIGTQIENEHHHSSAQWALTVGINDMWLNSGSDGNSHMFKLKEIALEAGIDTPIYTCTGWGGATTPVPDMLPLWGGYAYWPWIYYEEGRLEGMNEHPATPEYIFRDKHNNKIPKSYNFEPQYAPEDYPYACCEMGGGMVQFYKYRFAFPYRSVPAMTVMKVAEGCNLIGYYMYHGGSNPRGQVNPYTNDLATPKISYDFNAMIGEFGQVRESYQRTKLQHYFFSTFQKQFSLTKTILPGDTSQMDPYDVETLRYAVRSSAGSGYLFLNNFQDHVENDDLCDFNVSIELPEETIVIPSQGDLTLGRDSFAILPFNFNLDGIMLKYATAQLITRIEEDGEVYYFFFVPEGMKGTYAMESQDIISATIDKGSIEQFDGNTIIKVAEEEDSLIHLVSESGKKVAIYTMTDEQSLTFWKVNMQGRNRVILTNANLLVSEGDLRLESTGQEMVTLSVFPDFDASFTSISGGELLEITESELFKTYRLKAPKKEIHFNLKRVNKDKFTIDFETDAFHGIKEALLRIDYTGDIGYAFMDGELINDNFCNHTTWEIGLKAFEHRLIEQGLYVYISPIRKGKVLNSNTTMAGWNEATKERIVDIGSVNLVPVYEIRITI, encoded by the coding sequence ATGAGAACCTATCGGGTTACAGTCAAAGACGATCAAAAGCGAATTGTTAAGGGACATATCAAACTTGGCGGCACCAATCCAAAAGGAGAGGAAATCGGATTCACCAACTATTTTTTGGAGAAGGACGGAGAGCCCTTTTTCGGTATTTGTGGTGAATTCCATTATGCCCGTTATGATGAACGCTATTGGGAAGACGAAATCATTAAAATAAAAATGGGCGGCGTAAACATCATTGCCACTTATATTTTTTGGAACCTACATGAAGAAGTTGAAGGTATTTTTAATTGGAGTGGGAACAAGAATCTTCGTCGTTTCATCGAGTTGTGCGGCAAACATCACGTATACTCCATTATTCGGATCGGACCCTTCAATCATGGGGAAATTCGAAACGGTGGTATGCCGGATTGGTTATTTGGTCGACCATTTAAGGTTCGTTCTAATGATGAGGGGTATCTGTTCTATACGAGAAGATTGTATAACGAAATCGGTGCCCAGGTTAAAGGGCTGCTATATAAGGAAGGGGGGCCGATTATCGGCACCCAAATCGAAAACGAACATCATCATTCATCTGCCCAGTGGGCGTTGACTGTAGGAATTAATGATATGTGGTTAAACAGCGGAAGTGACGGTAACTCGCATATGTTTAAACTTAAAGAAATAGCTCTGGAAGCGGGGATTGATACTCCGATCTATACGTGCACAGGATGGGGAGGAGCCACAACTCCTGTCCCTGATATGCTGCCATTATGGGGCGGGTATGCCTATTGGCCATGGATCTACTACGAAGAGGGGCGTTTGGAAGGGATGAACGAGCATCCTGCGACACCGGAATACATTTTCCGAGACAAGCATAATAACAAGATTCCAAAGAGCTACAATTTTGAGCCTCAATATGCCCCTGAAGATTATCCGTACGCTTGCTGTGAAATGGGTGGCGGCATGGTTCAGTTTTATAAATATCGGTTCGCCTTTCCCTACCGTAGTGTTCCAGCGATGACTGTCATGAAGGTTGCAGAAGGCTGTAACCTGATCGGATACTACATGTATCATGGGGGTTCCAATCCTCGAGGTCAGGTTAACCCATATACAAATGATCTAGCTACACCCAAAATATCCTATGATTTCAACGCCATGATCGGCGAATTCGGTCAAGTAAGGGAGTCATACCAAAGAACAAAGCTGCAGCATTACTTTTTTTCAACGTTCCAAAAGCAATTCTCTCTAACAAAGACTATTCTGCCAGGGGATACGTCCCAGATGGACCCTTATGATGTGGAAACGTTACGATATGCAGTGCGATCCAGTGCCGGATCGGGGTACCTATTTCTAAATAATTTCCAAGACCATGTCGAAAATGACGACCTGTGCGATTTTAATGTGAGCATTGAGCTGCCTGAGGAAACGATTGTAATTCCTAGTCAAGGTGATCTGACGTTAGGACGTGATAGCTTCGCCATATTGCCATTTAACTTCAATTTAGATGGAATAATGCTTAAATATGCTACGGCACAGCTGATAACAAGGATAGAAGAAGATGGAGAAGTATATTATTTTTTCTTTGTACCAGAGGGCATGAAAGGAACGTATGCAATGGAGTCACAAGATATCATCAGTGCCACAATCGACAAAGGTTCGATAGAGCAATTCGATGGGAACACGATCATTAAGGTTGCTGAAGAGGAGGATAGTCTCATCCATCTGGTATCTGAAAGTGGCAAAAAAGTTGCCATCTACACGATGACTGATGAGCAAAGTCTTACATTTTGGAAGGTAAACATGCAAGGCCGAAATAGAGTCATTTTGACAAATGCCAATCTACTTGTATCTGAAGGCGATCTAAGGCTGGAATCAACGGGCCAAGAAATGGTAACCCTGAGTGTATTCCCGGATTTTGACGCCTCATTCACATCTATTTCCGGTGGAGAACTGCTTGAAATAACAGAAAGTGAATTATTCAAAACGTATCGTTTAAAGGCTCCTAAGAAAGAAATCCATTTCAATTTGAAAAGGGTAAATAAAGATAAATTTACTATTGATTTCGAAACAGATGCGTTTCATGGAATCAAGGAAGCTCTGCTGCGTATCGATTATACTGGAGATATCGGTTATGCTTTTATGGATGGTGAACTGATCAATGATAATTTCTGCAACCATACGACCTGGGAAATAGGTTTGAAAGCATTTGAACATCGGCTCATCGAGCAAGGGTTGTACGTGTATATTTCCCCCATTCGAAAGGGTAAGGTTCTCAACAGCAATACGACTATGGCGGGCTGGAACGAGGCGACAAAGGAACGTATCGTAGATATCGGTTCGGTTAACCTTGTGCCTGTATATGAAATCAGAATCACCATATAA
- a CDS encoding cellulase-like family protein, with the protein MNNLVRKLPRKLTITMWDFSWYTMTQEGEPYSDLEARFKEAVERGYNTIRICAMPFMLFTADGKRPGPLEFANLGEVGQRTRWYNCRGGAVLDGHAHLLELFKQAKAHNCYIMLSSWEYQQSPSFLAHAGLRDELAAIPPKERFMAIAKSMDQLIRFVTAEGYRNQIIYTELHNEVEFGQLNAVGTSEGIAETNVPALIEAMQPYVEEAVGYLRQCHPDIMMTASYTLNEAYPKAYVARNMQVAHFHLYIKGVLNELMEAAGLYDELAPFPNPFVQSLLREDAPPFAEWTLPLEENWRMEGNPVGMRLIYLHDWVDPDQWDLFLYDRYGDHKIAMLQKADSRLEEIHEWTRHSGIPIVIGEGYVGYTPLYAQFEEGPVGKFIAEYVLRKGMALGFWGMTLCSNCAPHHPFWNDIAWQSKWNQFILNSD; encoded by the coding sequence ATGAATAATCTCGTGAGAAAGTTACCGCGCAAATTGACGATCACCATGTGGGACTTCTCCTGGTATACAATGACACAGGAAGGTGAGCCCTACAGCGATCTTGAAGCCCGTTTTAAAGAAGCGGTCGAAAGAGGGTACAATACGATCCGAATATGTGCTATGCCATTCATGTTGTTTACAGCGGATGGCAAACGCCCCGGCCCCTTGGAGTTTGCTAACCTTGGGGAAGTAGGCCAGCGTACGCGTTGGTATAACTGTCGTGGCGGCGCAGTGCTGGACGGGCATGCTCATTTACTTGAACTGTTTAAACAAGCTAAGGCTCATAACTGTTACATTATGTTATCCTCTTGGGAATATCAGCAGAGTCCCAGCTTTCTGGCTCATGCTGGGCTTAGAGATGAATTAGCTGCAATTCCCCCTAAGGAGAGATTCATGGCCATTGCAAAATCAATGGATCAGTTGATCCGTTTCGTCACAGCAGAAGGTTATAGGAACCAGATTATCTATACAGAGCTGCATAACGAAGTGGAATTTGGGCAGTTAAACGCCGTCGGAACGTCTGAAGGCATAGCCGAAACAAATGTACCAGCGCTTATTGAAGCCATGCAGCCCTACGTAGAAGAAGCAGTTGGATATCTCCGCCAATGTCATCCCGATATCATGATGACCGCCAGTTATACGTTAAATGAAGCCTACCCTAAAGCTTACGTCGCGCGCAATATGCAGGTTGCCCATTTTCATCTTTATATTAAAGGAGTGCTCAATGAGCTTATGGAAGCGGCAGGGCTTTATGATGAGTTGGCGCCGTTCCCCAATCCATTCGTACAATCCCTATTAAGAGAAGACGCTCCTCCATTTGCAGAGTGGACCCTGCCTCTGGAGGAGAATTGGCGGATGGAAGGCAATCCAGTCGGGATGAGGCTTATTTATTTGCACGACTGGGTAGATCCCGATCAATGGGATTTATTTTTGTACGATCGGTATGGAGACCATAAAATTGCCATGTTGCAGAAGGCCGATTCCCGATTGGAAGAGATTCATGAATGGACACGTCATTCCGGCATTCCAATTGTCATAGGAGAAGGTTATGTAGGCTACACGCCGCTGTATGCCCAATTTGAAGAAGGCCCAGTCGGTAAATTTATCGCTGAATATGTGTTGCGAAAAGGAATGGCACTTGGGTTCTGGGGAATGACCCTCTGCTCTAACTGTGCTCCCCATCATCCATTCTGGAATGATATCGCTTGGCAGAGCAAGTGGAATCAATTTATCCTGAATTCAGATTAA
- a CDS encoding DUF5107 domain-containing protein produces the protein MELSIFDAKARVWEETVQISTYGIGKPDKNPMFLEKRVYQGSSGRVYPHPVIDKIEDEKKLENYQMVFLENKYLRIEIMPELGGRIYRAVDKTNGYDFVYYNRVIKPALVGLLGPWISGGIEFNWPQHHRPNTYGPVEYKLEEHDDGSATVWVSEIDRMFGTKVTAGFTLQPDKAYLKVEAQLYNRTDEPQTFLWWANPAVAVHEHTQSVFPPDVSAVFDHGKRDVSRFPIATGTYYKMDYSEGVDISRYKNIPVPTSYMAYKSDYNFIGGYDHMKQAGLLHVANHHISPGKKQWTWGNGEFGQAWDRNLTDEDGPYIELMTGVYTDNQPDFTWLQPYEEKSFSQYFMPYKHIGMVKNASIDVAVNLELNCREGTAQIGVYVTSSFREAVVELSSQRKVYIKETLDLTPNKAFIQKTVILAEDGDYELCLTVKDATGRELISYQPKKKDVEQMPAAAAPLPEPEELRTNEELYLAGQHLEQYRHATFEPEAYYLEGLKRDKNDSRINVAYGTLLLRRGLYSESEECFCKAISRVTWRNSNPYDGEAYYQLGLSLKHQERLDEAFAAFYKSAWSAAWQDSGYFSLAQIATEQGNYEEALELVERSIIRNAHNYKARNLKSAILRKLGSYEAAIAFSKETMKLDIADFGAYREQALSLEALELRDDAKTVLEELEKWMRGDVHNYIAVASDYAAAGLYEDAACVLEEAPEQAQTYPMLYYVQAFCYAKIGKHEQVNNALAQAADAVPDYCFPNSLFELDVLQFAIRTRPGDGKAHYYLGNLLYDKKRHLDAISSWETSRSIDDTYPVVHRNLALGYFNKQGQVEKARHSLEQAFTCNTSDARVLYELDQLYKKLNIKPNDRLNLMESYPGIIKLRDDLFLEYVTVHNTLKQHKVALSLLTGRIFHPWEGGEGKVTGQYRLAKVELAKSDLRSGRIEQAVKGLREALVYPENLGEGKLEGSQDNDIYYYLGCAYELLKLTDEARQAFSTASQGLGEPINAMYYNDQQPDMIFYQGLAWQKLGYAKEGMRRFNKLIDYAERHLFEPVKMDYFAVSLPDFLIFEDDLNIRNQVHCTYMKALGLLGLGRQDEAILYFESVLKLEANHQGALNHMDWDWEGKSNE, from the coding sequence ATGGAATTGAGCATTTTCGATGCTAAGGCACGCGTGTGGGAGGAAACTGTGCAGATCTCTACGTATGGAATTGGCAAACCTGACAAAAATCCAATGTTTCTGGAGAAACGTGTCTACCAGGGAAGCTCCGGTCGAGTGTATCCGCATCCGGTAATTGATAAAATTGAGGATGAGAAGAAACTTGAAAATTACCAAATGGTTTTTCTGGAAAATAAATATTTGCGCATTGAGATCATGCCAGAGCTGGGAGGCCGCATTTATCGTGCGGTCGACAAGACCAACGGTTACGATTTTGTATATTATAACAGGGTCATCAAACCAGCGCTTGTGGGCTTATTGGGGCCGTGGATATCTGGAGGGATTGAGTTTAACTGGCCACAGCATCACCGTCCCAACACTTATGGACCCGTTGAATACAAGTTGGAAGAACATGACGACGGAAGCGCAACGGTATGGGTGAGCGAAATTGATCGTATGTTCGGTACGAAAGTAACAGCTGGTTTTACACTACAACCGGATAAAGCATACCTTAAAGTTGAGGCCCAGCTATACAACCGGACTGACGAGCCTCAAACGTTTCTATGGTGGGCCAATCCAGCCGTAGCGGTACATGAGCACACACAATCTGTTTTTCCTCCAGACGTATCAGCCGTGTTCGACCATGGAAAGCGAGATGTATCCCGTTTCCCGATCGCTACAGGCACCTATTATAAAATGGATTATTCTGAAGGTGTAGATATCTCCCGATATAAAAATATTCCTGTCCCCACTTCATATATGGCCTATAAATCGGATTACAATTTCATAGGTGGTTACGACCATATGAAACAAGCGGGGCTTTTGCATGTGGCTAACCATCACATCTCTCCCGGAAAAAAGCAATGGACATGGGGAAATGGCGAATTCGGCCAAGCATGGGACCGGAATCTAACAGACGAAGATGGTCCCTACATCGAGTTGATGACGGGGGTATATACCGATAACCAACCAGATTTCACTTGGCTTCAGCCGTATGAAGAAAAATCGTTCTCGCAGTATTTTATGCCTTACAAACATATTGGTATGGTCAAAAACGCTTCAATTGACGTAGCCGTTAATCTGGAATTAAATTGCAGGGAAGGGACAGCACAGATTGGAGTCTATGTAACTTCCTCATTTCGTGAGGCTGTTGTGGAATTAAGTAGTCAGCGGAAAGTTTATATTAAAGAAACCTTAGATCTGACACCTAATAAGGCCTTTATACAGAAGACAGTTATTTTGGCTGAGGATGGGGATTATGAACTATGCTTAACCGTCAAAGACGCGACCGGAAGGGAGCTGATTAGCTACCAGCCGAAAAAAAAGGACGTTGAACAGATGCCGGCTGCCGCAGCCCCCCTGCCAGAACCGGAGGAATTAAGAACGAACGAAGAATTGTATTTAGCAGGACAACACTTGGAGCAATACCGTCATGCTACCTTTGAACCCGAGGCGTACTATCTTGAGGGCCTGAAAAGAGATAAAAATGACAGCCGCATAAATGTGGCATATGGTACGTTGCTTCTTCGTAGAGGGTTGTATTCAGAAAGTGAAGAGTGCTTTTGTAAAGCCATCTCGCGGGTAACCTGGCGTAACTCTAATCCCTATGACGGTGAGGCCTACTACCAGCTTGGTTTGTCGCTAAAACACCAAGAGCGGTTGGATGAGGCGTTCGCTGCATTTTATAAATCAGCATGGAGTGCGGCATGGCAAGACAGCGGATATTTCTCACTGGCACAGATTGCGACAGAACAAGGGAACTATGAAGAAGCATTGGAGCTCGTGGAGCGTTCAATCATCCGCAATGCTCACAATTACAAAGCACGCAACCTGAAGTCGGCTATTCTTCGTAAGCTCGGCAGCTACGAAGCGGCAATAGCCTTCTCCAAGGAAACGATGAAGCTCGATATCGCCGATTTTGGAGCTTACCGTGAGCAAGCATTATCATTAGAGGCTCTCGAGTTACGAGATGATGCTAAAACGGTCCTCGAAGAGCTGGAAAAATGGATGCGTGGAGATGTGCATAATTATATAGCGGTAGCATCGGACTACGCGGCGGCGGGACTCTATGAGGATGCAGCATGTGTGCTGGAAGAAGCTCCAGAGCAGGCACAAACATACCCTATGCTGTATTACGTTCAGGCCTTCTGCTATGCTAAAATCGGCAAGCATGAGCAGGTGAACAATGCTCTCGCCCAGGCCGCAGATGCAGTACCCGACTACTGCTTTCCTAACAGTCTGTTTGAATTGGATGTGTTACAATTTGCAATTCGAACGAGACCGGGGGATGGAAAGGCGCATTATTACTTAGGTAATTTACTCTATGATAAGAAACGGCATCTGGATGCCATTTCCAGCTGGGAAACGTCTCGTTCCATTGACGATACTTACCCCGTTGTTCACCGTAATCTTGCTCTTGGATATTTTAACAAACAAGGCCAAGTAGAGAAGGCTCGCCATTCGTTAGAGCAGGCCTTTACGTGCAATACTTCAGACGCGCGTGTTCTTTATGAGCTTGACCAGCTGTATAAGAAGCTGAACATCAAGCCCAACGACAGATTGAACCTAATGGAGAGTTATCCGGGAATCATAAAGCTTCGCGATGATCTGTTTTTGGAATATGTAACCGTTCACAATACGCTGAAGCAGCATAAGGTAGCGTTGTCCTTGCTGACAGGGAGAATATTTCATCCATGGGAAGGCGGAGAGGGGAAGGTAACTGGACAGTATAGGCTTGCCAAGGTAGAGCTTGCCAAGTCCGACCTGAGGTCTGGACGGATTGAACAGGCTGTAAAAGGGCTGCGGGAGGCTTTAGTGTATCCAGAGAATCTTGGCGAAGGTAAGCTAGAGGGTTCCCAAGATAACGATATTTACTATTATTTGGGCTGTGCGTATGAGCTATTGAAATTAACAGATGAGGCAAGGCAGGCCTTTTCCACGGCCTCTCAAGGACTGGGGGAACCCATTAACGCCATGTATTATAACGATCAGCAGCCGGATATGATATTTTACCAAGGATTGGCCTGGCAGAAACTTGGCTATGCGAAGGAAGGCATGCGTCGATTCAACAAGCTCATTGATTACGCCGAAAGACACTTATTTGAACCCGTGAAAATGGATTATTTCGCGGTCTCGTTACCCGACTTTCTCATCTTTGAAGATGACCTGAATATTCGTAATCAGGTTCATTGTACTTATATGAAAGCACTTGGTTTGCTTGGATTAGGGCGACAGGACGAAGCTATCTTGTATTTTGAATCGGTGCTTAAGCTGGAAGCTAACCATCAAGGAGCATTGAACCATATGGACTGGGACTGGGAGGGGAAATCAAATGAATAA
- a CDS encoding AraC family transcriptional regulator: MNKKADGFEGEKLYVLPPNMLDKLNLNPLTKNLYITDIGCFSHARHHFRERMHGCDSHIFIYCASGKGWIRTKDGLTIDMTERSFAYIPRDMPHAYGADDGDPWTIYWFHLKGDQVDDFMALFEPFKTYISMAASDEVKLQELFHQCYDLLLNKSYSIIHLVQVSQTVRYLLSFVVSVAFRKEDSTYQSHVDKATRYMSEQLESTVSLEELSRHVQVSKQHLNLIFKQSTGYSPVDYYLRMKIQRASQLLDLTNASIKEISIQLGFRDPYYFSRLFKKIMGCSPLEYRNNLKG, from the coding sequence ATGAATAAGAAAGCTGATGGATTTGAGGGTGAAAAGTTATATGTCCTTCCACCCAATATGCTGGATAAATTAAATTTGAATCCGCTTACAAAAAATCTATATATTACGGATATAGGCTGCTTCAGCCATGCCCGCCATCATTTTCGTGAAAGAATGCACGGATGTGACTCTCATATATTCATCTACTGTGCCAGTGGAAAAGGTTGGATACGAACAAAGGATGGCCTAACGATTGACATGACGGAGCGAAGCTTTGCGTACATTCCCAGGGACATGCCGCATGCTTATGGGGCTGACGATGGAGATCCTTGGACGATTTACTGGTTTCATCTTAAAGGAGACCAAGTTGATGACTTTATGGCATTATTTGAGCCTTTTAAAACGTATATTTCCATGGCCGCCAGTGATGAAGTCAAACTACAGGAGCTATTTCATCAGTGTTACGACCTTTTACTGAATAAATCATACTCCATCATACATTTAGTTCAAGTATCGCAAACTGTCCGTTATCTGCTGAGTTTTGTTGTATCCGTTGCATTTCGCAAGGAAGACAGTACGTACCAGAGTCATGTGGATAAAGCAACACGCTATATGAGTGAACAATTGGAATCCACCGTTTCGCTTGAGGAGCTTAGTCGGCATGTTCAGGTATCCAAGCAGCATCTGAACTTGATATTCAAGCAATCCACCGGCTACTCTCCTGTCGATTACTATTTAAGAATGAAGATACAGAGAGCCAGTCAGCTTTTGGATTTGACGAATGCTTCTATTAAAGAAATTAGCATACAACTCGGTTTTAGGGACCCTTACTACTTCTCCAGACTATTCAAAAAAATAATGGGCTGCTCTCCTTTGGAATACCGAAATAATTTGAAGGGTTGA
- a CDS encoding glycoside hydrolase family 5 protein — protein MKVLLRKALLSGLVGVLIMIGLGGFFSKAQAASGFYVSGTKLYDSTGKPFVMRGVNHAHSWYKNDLYTAIPAIAQTGANTVRIVLSNGNQYTKDDINSVKNMISLVTSYKMIAVLEVHDATGKDDYASLDAAVNYWISIKDALIGKENRVIVNIANEWYGSWNGSGWADGYKQAIPKLRNAGIKNTLIVDCAGWGQYPQSINDFGKSVFAADSLKNTVFSIHMYEFAGKDAQTVRTHIDNVLNQGLPLIIGEFGGYHQGADVDETEIMRYGQSKGIGWLAWSWYGNSSNLSYLDLVTGPNGNLTDWGKTVVNGSNGIKQTSKKAGIY, from the coding sequence ATGAAGGTATTGTTAAGAAAAGCATTATTGTCTGGACTCGTCGGTGTGCTTATCATGATTGGTTTGGGGGGATTCTTCTCCAAGGCACAAGCTGCTTCAGGATTTTATGTAAGCGGTACCAAATTGTATGATTCTACAGGCAAGCCGTTTGTTATGAGAGGCGTCAATCATGCTCACAGTTGGTACAAAAACGATCTTTATACAGCTATCCCAGCAATTGCCCAGACAGGTGCTAATACCGTCCGAATTGTCCTTTCTAACGGAAACCAGTACACCAAGGATGACATTAATTCCGTGAAAAATATGATCTCTCTCGTCACGAGTTACAAAATGATTGCTGTGCTTGAAGTTCATGACGCTACGGGCAAAGACGACTACGCGTCTTTGGATGCAGCTGTGAACTACTGGATTAGCATAAAAGATGCTCTGATCGGCAAGGAAAATCGGGTTATCGTAAACATTGCGAACGAATGGTATGGTTCTTGGAATGGAAGTGGTTGGGCTGATGGATACAAGCAAGCGATTCCCAAGTTGAGAAACGCAGGTATCAAAAATACGCTCATCGTCGATTGTGCCGGATGGGGACAATATCCTCAGTCTATCAATGACTTTGGTAAATCTGTATTTGCAGCTGATTCTTTGAAAAATACGGTATTCTCCATCCATATGTATGAGTTCGCGGGTAAAGATGCTCAAACTGTTCGAACCCATATTGATAACGTTCTGAATCAAGGACTTCCGCTGATTATTGGTGAATTTGGCGGTTACCATCAAGGAGCAGATGTCGACGAGACAGAAATCATGAGATACGGACAATCCAAAGGGATAGGCTGGTTAGCCTGGTCCTGGTATGGTAATAGTTCCAACCTTTCCTACCTTGATCTTGTAACAGGACCTAATGGCAATCTGACGGATTGGGGAAAAACTGTAGTTAACGGAAGCAACGGGATCAAACAAACATCAAAAAAAGCCGGTATCTACTAA
- a CDS encoding Nif3-like dinuclear metal center hexameric protein — protein MTMTMGQIVNHLTKGISIPNTTVDLLEPGFIDTEVQGIVTAFSASQYVIEQAISLGANFIIAHEGIFYSHQRMHECLLHDPVFLQKSRIIADAGIGIYRFHDAIHRYQPDGVMVGLLQALGWHNYIVKQQPTAAILTIPVMEVKEIAEYIKAKLHIRYVRVAGEVSMPCERVGISVGYRGGGDLAIPLFLNENVDLVIAGEGPEWETPEYVKDAVYQGQSKALIMLGHAESEAPGMKYLADVLSAQFPMLPVHFIEDRPVFQIL, from the coding sequence ATGACCATGACTATGGGTCAGATTGTGAATCATCTGACCAAGGGAATAAGCATACCCAACACCACCGTAGATCTGCTGGAACCAGGATTTATAGATACTGAGGTACAGGGAATTGTAACCGCTTTCTCCGCTTCGCAGTATGTGATAGAACAAGCTATTTCTCTAGGTGCAAATTTTATCATTGCGCATGAAGGCATCTTTTATAGTCATCAGAGGATGCATGAATGTTTACTACATGATCCTGTTTTTTTGCAAAAATCTCGCATCATTGCCGATGCAGGTATAGGCATTTATCGGTTTCATGACGCCATACATCGTTATCAACCGGATGGAGTGATGGTTGGGCTTCTTCAGGCGCTTGGCTGGCACAACTACATTGTGAAGCAGCAGCCGACGGCCGCCATTTTGACTATTCCGGTTATGGAGGTTAAGGAGATCGCTGAATATATCAAAGCTAAACTACATATTCGTTATGTACGGGTGGCTGGTGAGGTTTCCATGCCATGTGAACGAGTGGGAATCTCAGTAGGATACAGGGGAGGTGGTGATCTAGCCATTCCATTATTTCTAAATGAAAATGTAGATTTAGTCATTGCCGGTGAAGGCCCAGAATGGGAAACACCAGAATATGTTAAAGATGCTGTCTATCAAGGTCAAAGTAAAGCACTTATCATGCTGGGACATGCTGAAAGTGAAGCACCTGGGATGAAGTATCTCGCAGATGTACTTTCCGCTCAATTTCCAATGCTCCCGGTACACTTTATTGAAGATCGCCCGGTGTTTCAAATATTGTAA